A single genomic interval of Cervus elaphus chromosome 19, mCerEla1.1, whole genome shotgun sequence harbors:
- the GPR160 gene encoding probable G-protein coupled receptor 160: MSALNSENCSFQYQLHQTHQLLDGNCLLFLIILGKILLNILTLGMKRKNTHQNFLEYFCISLAFADLLLLVNISIISYFRDFVLLGIRFTKYHICLFIQIVSFTYGFLHYPVFLIACIDYYLNFSKATKLPFKCQKVCYFFTVILIWISVLTYVLGDPAVYQSLKAQNVYSHQCPFYIGAQSYWLSFSMVTILFMGFITSWSEVITLVQAVRITSYMNETILYFPFSSHSSYTMNSKKTLLPKLIICFLGTWLPFVLLQVIILLLKVQIPAYIEMNIPWLYFVNSFLIATIFWFNCHKLNLRDMALPVDPFVNWKCCFIPLILRNFEQIEKPISVIIC, from the coding sequence ATGAGTGCTCTTAATTCAGAGAACTGCTCTTTTCAGTACCAGCTGCATCAAACACATCAGCTTCTAGATGGTAACTGTCTGTTATTCTTGATTATACTTGGGAAAATACTGTTAAATATCCTTACATtaggaatgaaaaggaaaaacaccCATCAaaattttttggaatatttttgcATTTCACTAGCATTTGCTGATCTTCTACTTTTGGTGAATATTTCCATTATATCTTATTTCAGGGATTTTGTGCTTTTAGGCATTAGGTTTACTAAATACCACATCTGCCTATTTATTCAAATTGTTTCTTTTACTTACGGTTTTTTGCATTATCCAGTTTTCCTGATAGCTTGTATAGATTATTACCTGAATTTCTCTAAAGCCACCAAGCTTCCATTTAAGTGTCAAAAAGTATGTTATTTCTTTACAgttattttaatttggatttctgTCCTTACTTATGTTTTGGGAGATCCAGCTGTCTACCAAAGCCTGAAGGCACAGAATGTGTATTCTCATCAATGCCCTTTCTATATTGGTGCTCAGAGTTACTGGCTGTCATTTTCCATGGTGACAATTTTATTTATGGGTTTTATAACCTCTTGGTCAGAAGTCATTACCTTGGTACAGGCTGTTAGGATAACTTCCTACATGAACGAGACTATCCTGTATTTTCCCTTTTCATCCCACTCTTCTTATACCATGAACTCTAAAAAAACACTCTTGCCCAAGttgattatttgttttcttgGTACCTGGTTACCATTTGTCCTGCTTCAAGTAATTATCCTTTTACTTAAAGTACAGATTCCAGCTTACATTGAAATGAACATTCCATGGTTGTACTTTGTCAATAGTTTTCTCATTGCTACAATTTTTTGGTTTAATTGTCACAAACTTAATTTGAGAGACATGGCATTACCTGTGGATCCATTTGTCAACTGGAAATGCTGCTTCATTCCACTTATACTTCGTAATTTTGAGCAAATTGAAAAGCCTATATCAGTAATAATTTGTTGA